Proteins encoded within one genomic window of Streptomyces sp. NBC_00523:
- a CDS encoding aminoglycoside phosphotransferase family protein: protein MIDIPDALIATQSAYNGEAGRAFVAALPGRAAEFLERWGLRRDGAAMYGVCALVLPVVREGDGRRAVLKLQPVDAETAGEPVALRLWGAAGAGAVRLLEHDPETGSMLLERLDGHRALAGEPDADRAVRVIAGLLAELTAVRPGAVAGATGSGAGLRGLGEAAARMLAAAPDVVAGLVDEEERALVRDCAAAVREVAGEPGDRLLHWDLHFGNVLAREDGGGWVAIDPKPLVGDPGFELLPALVDRFDAGAVGKRFDAMTGVLGLDRGRAAAWTLGRVLQNACWSAEGGARRLAPEQAEIARVVRRSVSPMGRG from the coding sequence GTGATCGACATTCCGGATGCCCTCATCGCTACTCAGTCCGCATACAACGGGGAGGCGGGCCGGGCGTTCGTGGCCGCGCTGCCGGGGCGGGCGGCGGAGTTCCTGGAGCGGTGGGGGCTGCGCCGGGACGGTGCGGCGATGTACGGGGTGTGCGCGCTGGTCCTGCCGGTGGTCCGGGAGGGGGACGGGCGGCGGGCGGTGCTGAAGTTGCAGCCGGTGGACGCGGAGACGGCGGGGGAGCCGGTCGCGCTGCGGCTGTGGGGTGCGGCGGGGGCCGGGGCGGTGCGCCTGCTGGAGCACGATCCGGAGACCGGGTCGATGCTCCTGGAGCGGCTGGACGGACACCGCGCGCTGGCGGGCGAGCCGGACGCGGACCGGGCGGTCCGGGTGATCGCGGGGCTGCTGGCGGAGCTGACGGCGGTGCGGCCGGGGGCGGTGGCGGGCGCGACGGGCTCCGGGGCCGGGCTGCGGGGGCTCGGGGAGGCCGCCGCGCGGATGCTGGCCGCCGCACCGGATGTCGTGGCGGGTCTGGTGGACGAGGAGGAGCGGGCGCTCGTACGGGACTGTGCGGCGGCGGTGCGTGAGGTGGCGGGGGAGCCGGGGGACCGGCTGCTCCACTGGGACCTGCACTTCGGGAACGTGCTGGCGCGGGAGGACGGCGGCGGGTGGGTGGCCATCGATCCGAAGCCCTTGGTGGGGGACCCGGGGTTCGAACTGCTGCCCGCGCTGGTGGACCGGTTCGACGCGGGCGCGGTGGGGAAGCGGTTCGACGCGATGACCGGGGTGCTGGGGCTCGACCGGGGGCGGGCGGCGGCGTGGACGCTGGGGCGGGTGCTCCAGAACGCGTGCTGGTCGGCGGAGGGCGGGGCGCGGCGGCTGGCTCCGGAGCAGGCGGAGATCGCTCGGGTGGTGCGGAGGTCCGTCTCACCGATGGGCCGGGGGTAA
- a CDS encoding GNAT family N-acetyltransferase, producing the protein MIRTATPADVPVLHAMVCELADYEKALHEVRATEEQLREALFGERPAAYAHIAESDENGEVVGFALWFLNFSTWRGVHGIYLEDLYVRPQRRGGGHGKALLTELARICVERGYERLEWSVLNWNAPSIAFYESLGARPQDEWTVYRLTDGALAELGGA; encoded by the coding sequence ATGATTCGTACCGCTACCCCCGCCGATGTCCCCGTCCTCCACGCCATGGTGTGTGAGCTGGCCGATTACGAGAAGGCGTTGCACGAGGTGCGTGCGACGGAGGAGCAGTTGCGGGAGGCGCTGTTCGGCGAGCGGCCGGCGGCGTACGCACACATCGCGGAGTCGGACGAGAACGGCGAGGTCGTCGGCTTCGCGCTCTGGTTCCTGAACTTCTCGACCTGGCGCGGGGTGCACGGCATCTACCTGGAGGACCTGTACGTACGCCCGCAGCGGCGCGGCGGCGGGCACGGGAAGGCGCTGCTGACGGAGCTGGCGCGGATCTGTGTGGAGCGGGGTTACGAGCGCCTGGAGTGGTCGGTGCTGAACTGGAACGCCCCGTCGATCGCGTTCTACGAGTCGCTGGGCGCGCGTCCGCAGGACGAGTGGACGGTGTACCGGCTGACCGACGGGGCGCTGGCGGAGCTGGGCGGGGCGTGA
- a CDS encoding pentapeptide repeat-containing protein translates to MVRSGGRSGGVKAARRPEVRLPPLVDFGEGGLEPDGDYDGLRFGASVDLADASGRGARFMDCALEGCALDRAELVRARFIDSVLTGVRGVGTELAEASLRDVEVVDARLGGVQLHGAVLERVVVRGGKIDYLNLREARLTDVVFEGCVLAEPDFGGARLKRVEFRDCVLKRADFSAVRMEDVDLRGTAELDIARGVERLAGAVISPVQLMELAPAFAAQIGVRVEA, encoded by the coding sequence ATGGTGCGCAGTGGTGGTCGGAGCGGTGGTGTGAAGGCGGCGCGGCGCCCGGAGGTGCGGTTGCCGCCGCTGGTGGATTTCGGGGAGGGCGGCCTCGAACCGGACGGGGATTACGACGGGCTGCGGTTCGGCGCGTCGGTGGACCTGGCGGACGCGTCGGGGCGGGGCGCGCGGTTCATGGACTGCGCGCTGGAGGGCTGCGCCCTGGACCGGGCGGAGCTGGTGCGGGCCCGGTTCATCGATTCGGTGCTGACGGGCGTACGGGGGGTGGGCACCGAGCTCGCGGAGGCGTCGCTGCGGGACGTCGAGGTGGTGGACGCGCGGCTGGGCGGGGTGCAGTTGCACGGTGCCGTGCTGGAGCGGGTGGTGGTGCGGGGCGGGAAGATCGACTACCTGAATCTGCGGGAGGCCCGGCTGACGGACGTCGTCTTCGAAGGCTGTGTGCTGGCGGAGCCGGACTTCGGGGGCGCGCGGCTGAAGCGGGTCGAGTTCCGGGACTGCGTGCTGAAGCGGGCGGACTTCAGTGCGGTGCGGATGGAGGACGTGGATCTGCGGGGGACCGCGGAGCTGGACATCGCGCGGGGCGTGGAGCGGCTGGCGGGCGCGGTGATCAGTCCGGTGCAGTTGATGGAGCTGGCACCGGCGTTCGCGGCGCAGATCGGGGTGCGGGTGGAGGCGTGA
- a CDS encoding zinc-binding dehydrogenase, producing the protein MHAVRLHTFGPAENLRHERTEDPVPAPGQVRIAVRAAGVHLLDTALRQGLPGPNPVPTPLPTIPGREVAGTVDAVGEGTDTAWLGRDVVTHLGNVPGGYAELAVTDADRLHPVPEGLGHAEAVAMIGTGRTTLGILAATPLGPDSVVLVTAAAGGIGTLIVQYAKNAGATVIGLAGGPAKTARVQENGADLAVDYTRPDWPRRVRTHLDALGLRATVLYDSVGSTTARAAFGLLGEGGQHVVYGWSGNDGPFTPSPGELAARSLTSENVLGPGLLRRGGGLRALETRALAEAAAGRLRPAVQSYPLARAADAHRDLETRGTIGKVVLIP; encoded by the coding sequence ATGCACGCCGTACGCCTCCACACCTTCGGCCCCGCCGAGAACCTCCGCCACGAGCGGACCGAGGACCCCGTCCCCGCACCCGGCCAGGTCCGCATCGCCGTCCGCGCCGCAGGAGTCCACCTCCTCGACACCGCGCTGCGCCAAGGACTCCCCGGCCCCAACCCGGTCCCCACCCCGCTGCCCACCATCCCCGGGCGCGAGGTCGCCGGCACCGTCGACGCCGTCGGCGAGGGCACCGACACCGCCTGGCTCGGCCGCGACGTCGTCACCCACCTCGGCAACGTCCCCGGCGGCTACGCCGAACTCGCCGTCACCGACGCCGACCGGCTCCACCCCGTGCCCGAAGGGCTCGGGCACGCCGAGGCCGTCGCCATGATCGGCACCGGCCGCACCACCCTCGGCATCCTCGCCGCCACCCCGCTCGGCCCGGACTCCGTCGTCCTCGTCACCGCGGCCGCCGGAGGCATCGGCACGCTGATCGTCCAGTACGCCAAGAACGCCGGGGCCACCGTCATCGGCCTCGCGGGCGGACCCGCCAAGACCGCCCGCGTCCAGGAGAACGGCGCCGACCTCGCCGTGGACTACACCCGCCCCGACTGGCCGCGCCGCGTCCGCACCCACCTGGACGCCCTCGGCCTGCGCGCCACCGTCCTCTACGACTCCGTCGGCTCCACCACCGCCCGCGCCGCCTTCGGCCTCCTCGGCGAGGGCGGGCAGCACGTCGTCTACGGCTGGTCCGGCAACGACGGCCCGTTCACCCCGTCCCCCGGTGAACTCGCCGCCCGCTCCCTCACCTCCGAGAACGTCCTCGGACCCGGCCTGCTCCGCAGGGGCGGCGGACTGCGCGCCCTGGAGACCCGCGCCCTCGCCGAAGCCGCCGCGGGCCGCCTGCGCCCCGCGGTCCAGAGCTACCCGCTCGCCCGCGCCGCCGACGCCCACCGCGACCTGGAGACCCGGGGCACCATCGGCAAGGTGGTCCTCATCCCCTGA